From the Candidatus Ozemobacteraceae bacterium genome, one window contains:
- the arcC gene encoding carbamate kinase produces the protein MTEQPKTSKLAVVAVGGNSLIQDEKRQSVPDQYQAACNTMVHIADMIEAGYNVVVTHGNGPQVGFILLRSDLSISQIHPVPLDSCVADTQGAIGYNFQMALANEFKKRGIKKDVVTVVTQVVVDKDDPSFLKPTKPIGKFYSEAEAKSRKEKEGWDIMEDAGRGWRRVVASPLPQEIVEEDSIKALADRGFVVVAVGGGGIPVVRDEKGMLKGVAAVIDKDYASGLLAKNLKADAFIISTAVEKVYLNFGKPDQKALDKCTALELEKYIAEGHFKPGSMLPKCKAVLNFLRAGGKHAIITNPENLARAVKGQAGTHIYP, from the coding sequence ATGACCGAACAACCGAAGACCAGCAAACTGGCCGTCGTCGCCGTCGGCGGCAATTCCCTGATTCAGGACGAGAAGCGCCAGAGCGTTCCCGATCAGTATCAGGCCGCGTGCAATACGATGGTTCACATCGCCGACATGATCGAGGCCGGGTACAACGTCGTCGTCACGCACGGCAACGGGCCGCAGGTCGGCTTCATCCTGCTGCGCAGCGATCTGTCGATCTCCCAGATCCATCCGGTTCCGCTCGATTCCTGCGTGGCCGACACCCAGGGCGCGATCGGGTACAATTTCCAGATGGCGCTGGCGAACGAGTTCAAGAAGCGCGGCATCAAGAAGGACGTCGTGACGGTCGTCACGCAAGTCGTCGTCGACAAGGACGACCCCTCCTTCCTCAAGCCCACGAAGCCGATCGGCAAGTTCTACAGCGAGGCCGAGGCTAAGTCGCGCAAGGAGAAGGAAGGCTGGGACATCATGGAAGACGCGGGCCGCGGCTGGCGGCGCGTCGTTGCCTCCCCCCTGCCCCAGGAAATCGTGGAGGAAGACTCGATCAAGGCGTTGGCCGACCGCGGCTTCGTGGTCGTGGCGGTCGGCGGCGGTGGCATCCCGGTCGTTCGCGACGAGAAAGGCATGCTCAAGGGCGTTGCTGCGGTCATCGACAAGGATTACGCATCGGGCCTGCTCGCCAAGAATCTGAAAGCCGATGCGTTCATCATCTCGACGGCCGTCGAGAAGGTGTATCTAAACTTCGGCAAGCCCGACCAGAAGGCTCTCGACAAGTGCACCGCGCTCGAACTCGAGAAATACATCGCGGAAGGTCACTTCAAGCCGGGCTCGATGCTTCCCAAGTGCAAGGCGGTCCTGAACTTCCTGCGCGCGGGCGGCAAGCACGCGATCATCACGAACCCCGAAAACCTGGCCCGGGCCGTCAAGGGCCAGGCCGGGACGCACATCTACCCGTAA
- a CDS encoding YgeY family selenium metabolism-linked hydrolase, protein MKIDKGMIEKIQAEVKKHEPAMVQFMRDICAIPSYESKIGDVVKRINDEMKKLGFDEVFVDKMGNSVGRVGNGPVKIVFDSHIDTVGIADPTQWKWDPFKGKVENGILYALGACDEKGSTPGMVYALKILKDLNLLDGYSLYYFGNMEEECDGIAPHSLVETEKIKPDFVVIGEPTCMRIYRGHRGRVELKVTTKGRTCHASAPERGDNAIYKMTPIIDEISKMSHMFKDDPFLGKGSVVVSKIECKTPSLNAVPDECTIYLDRRLTFGENEESSIKELESLPSMKNGKVEELFYDTPSYTGFVFPVSKYYPPWALDPKHPLVRAGIEAYKACHDDKEPVVDKWVFSTNGTYWMGKANIPSIGFGPGNEVHAHTVNDQVPLAEVVKCAEFYAMLPLALKK, encoded by the coding sequence ATGAAGATCGACAAGGGCATGATTGAAAAGATCCAGGCCGAAGTCAAGAAGCATGAGCCGGCGATGGTCCAGTTCATGCGCGACATCTGCGCGATTCCGAGCTACGAATCGAAGATCGGCGATGTCGTGAAGCGCATCAACGACGAGATGAAGAAGCTCGGGTTCGACGAGGTGTTCGTCGACAAGATGGGCAACTCGGTCGGACGCGTGGGCAACGGCCCCGTCAAGATCGTGTTCGACAGCCACATCGACACCGTCGGTATCGCCGACCCGACCCAGTGGAAATGGGACCCCTTCAAGGGCAAGGTCGAGAACGGCATCCTGTATGCGCTCGGCGCCTGCGACGAGAAGGGCTCGACCCCCGGCATGGTCTACGCGCTCAAGATCCTGAAGGACCTGAACCTGCTCGACGGCTATAGCCTGTACTATTTCGGCAACATGGAAGAGGAGTGCGATGGCATCGCCCCGCATTCGCTGGTCGAGACCGAGAAGATCAAGCCGGATTTCGTCGTCATCGGCGAGCCGACCTGCATGCGCATCTACCGCGGTCACCGCGGCCGCGTCGAGCTGAAGGTGACGACCAAGGGGCGCACCTGCCACGCATCGGCTCCGGAACGGGGCGACAACGCGATCTACAAGATGACCCCGATCATCGACGAGATCAGCAAGATGTCGCACATGTTCAAGGACGACCCGTTCCTGGGCAAGGGCTCGGTCGTGGTTTCGAAGATCGAGTGCAAGACTCCCAGCCTGAACGCCGTTCCCGACGAGTGCACGATCTACCTCGACCGGCGCCTGACCTTCGGCGAGAACGAAGAGTCGTCGATCAAGGAGCTCGAGTCGCTGCCCAGCATGAAGAACGGCAAGGTCGAAGAGCTGTTCTACGATACGCCCAGCTATACCGGCTTCGTCTTCCCGGTCAGCAAGTATTATCCGCCGTGGGCCCTGGATCCGAAGCATCCGCTCGTCCGCGCGGGCATCGAAGCCTACAAGGCCTGCCACGACGACAAGGAACCGGTCGTCGACAAGTGGGTCTTCTCGACCAACGGCACCTACTGGATGGGCAAGGCGAACATCCCGTCGATCGGCTTCGGCCCCGGCAACGAGGTGCATGCGCACACCGTCAACGACCAGGTGCCGCTCGCCGAGGTGGTGAAGTGCGCCGAGTTCTACGCCATGCTGCCGCTGGCGCTCAAGAAGTGA